A single Marinitoga aeolica DNA region contains:
- a CDS encoding AAA-like domain-containing protein encodes MRRFCTSGPVDKRTCYYVERLDIMEEALDKIETWRYFTVSAPRQTGKTTFLNEIVEKTKDKYLPIFISFESYDIENKQQFLKVFTEDIIEDINYRHNIDLELKIPTITDEIKDLIKEIHMKTGKEIILMIDEFERFKSSEIINDFLHAIRSIYHKKELHKLRSVILISVGYLSGILEDNASPFNIAEHMEVPYFTKEQVYDLLNQHEKETGQVFEEEVKELIWHNAGGQPGLTNALAYDLVEKKAKNEKIITEEHFEKTLNDFMYVYIDKNISNIISKAEKEKELIMKILFEPEGVKFAIYDERIKYLYLNGVIDNCDGECCVKVPLYYKTLYAKFKPQINGEKNYMATLKDTVREYIKKDGSLELNKLLKRYIEYIKQRRAIMFKGRNYYEGVYQYNLDQFLSLYIEAAEGKVYPETQVGGGRIDLLINFNNKEYLIEVKANITGNEYEKAKKQLIEYIKRKRLKEGWIIVYSSSIEDFEYILEKYEDKKLHIWFIKTNFESPSKIR; translated from the coding sequence ATGAGACGATTCTGTACAAGCGGACCTGTTGATAAAAGAACATGTTATTATGTAGAAAGACTAGATATAATGGAAGAAGCACTTGATAAAATAGAAACATGGAGATATTTTACAGTATCAGCACCAAGACAAACAGGTAAGACTACATTTTTAAATGAAATAGTGGAAAAAACAAAAGATAAATATTTGCCTATATTCATATCCTTTGAAAGTTATGATATAGAAAACAAACAACAATTTCTAAAGGTATTTACAGAGGATATAATTGAAGATATTAATTATAGACATAATATAGATTTAGAATTAAAAATACCAACTATTACCGATGAAATAAAAGATTTAATAAAAGAAATACATATGAAAACAGGAAAAGAAATAATATTAATGATAGATGAGTTTGAAAGATTTAAAAGTTCTGAAATAATAAATGATTTTTTACATGCAATAAGAAGTATATATCATAAAAAAGAGTTACATAAATTAAGAAGTGTAATACTAATAAGCGTAGGATATTTAAGTGGGATATTAGAAGATAATGCAAGTCCATTTAATATAGCAGAGCATATGGAAGTGCCATATTTTACAAAAGAACAGGTATATGACTTATTAAACCAACATGAAAAAGAAACGGGGCAGGTGTTTGAAGAAGAAGTAAAAGAACTCATCTGGCATAATGCAGGAGGACAACCAGGATTAACCAATGCATTGGCATATGATTTAGTAGAAAAAAAAGCAAAAAATGAAAAGATAATAACAGAAGAGCATTTTGAAAAAACATTAAATGATTTTATGTATGTATATATAGATAAAAATATATCAAATATAATATCAAAAGCAGAAAAAGAAAAAGAATTAATAATGAAAATATTATTTGAACCAGAAGGTGTAAAATTTGCAATATATGATGAGAGAATAAAATACCTATATTTAAATGGTGTAATAGATAATTGCGATGGGGAATGTTGTGTGAAAGTACCATTGTATTACAAAACATTATATGCAAAATTCAAACCACAAATAAATGGAGAAAAGAATTATATGGCAACGTTAAAAGATACAGTAAGGGAATATATAAAAAAAGATGGAAGTTTGGAACTAAATAAATTATTGAAAAGATATATAGAATATATAAAACAAAGAAGAGCAATAATGTTTAAAGGAAGGAATTATTATGAAGGAGTATATCAATATAATCTTGATCAATTTTTAAGTTTATACATAGAAGCCGCAGAAGGAAAAGTATATCCAGAAACACAAGTAGGTGGAGGAAGAATAGACTTATTAATAAACTTTAATAATAAAGAGTATTTAATAGAAGTAAAAGCAAATATAACAGGAAATGAATATGAAAAAGCAAAAAAACAATTAATAGAATACATAAAAAGAAAAAGATTAAAAGAAGGATGGATAATAGTATATTCAAGTTCAATAGAAGATTTTGAATATATATTGGAAAAATATGAAGATAAAAAATTGCATATATGGTTTATAAAAACGAACTTTGAAAGTCCATCAAAAATCAGATAG
- a CDS encoding AAA-like domain-containing protein, protein MRRFCTSGPVDRKTCYYVERPELMKEAIDHIENWRYFTVSAPRQTGKTTFLNDIVEKIKDKYLPIFISFESFGNIKIEEKFIKQFTKKIKNFFDFNMKIEFEPKKIAAISDLDEYIMDINEKFGKEVILMIDEFEILEEKLMNEFLHVIRDIYHSRQGYKLRSVILISVGYLSGVLEDNASPFNIAEHMEVPYFTKEQVYDLLNQHEKETGQTFDDKVKELIWENAAGQPGLTNALAYDLVAKKAKGEKIITEKHFEKTLYDFMHQYIDKNISNIISKAEKEKELIMKILFEPESVEFNIYDERINYLYLNGVIDNCEGKCCVRVPLYYKALYDRFKPQINGEKNYMATIKDTIKPYIKEDGSLELNKLLKRYIEYIKQRGAIMFKGRNYYEGVYQYNLDQFLSLYIEAGEGKVYPETQVGGGRIDLLINFNNKEYLIEVKANITGNEYEKAKKQLIEYIKRKRLKEGWLIVYSSSIEDFEYILEKYEDKKLHIWFIKTNFEVPSKIV, encoded by the coding sequence ATGAGACGATTCTGTACAAGTGGACCTGTTGATAGAAAAACATGTTACTATGTAGAAAGACCAGAATTGATGAAAGAAGCAATTGATCATATAGAAAATTGGAGATACTTCACAGTATCAGCACCAAGGCAAACAGGAAAGACTACATTTTTGAATGATATAGTTGAGAAAATAAAAGACAAATATTTGCCGATATTTATATCTTTTGAAAGTTTTGGGAATATAAAAATTGAAGAAAAGTTTATAAAACAATTCACTAAAAAGATTAAAAATTTCTTTGATTTTAATATGAAGATAGAATTTGAACCAAAAAAGATAGCAGCAATAAGCGATCTGGATGAATATATAATGGATATAAATGAAAAATTTGGAAAAGAAGTAATATTAATGATAGATGAATTTGAAATATTAGAAGAAAAATTAATGAATGAATTTTTGCATGTAATAAGAGATATATATCATTCAAGGCAAGGTTATAAACTAAGAAGTGTAATACTAATAAGTGTAGGATATTTAAGTGGAGTATTGGAAGACAATGCAAGTCCGTTTAATATAGCAGAGCATATGGAAGTGCCATATTTTACAAAAGAACAGGTATATGACTTATTAAACCAACATGAAAAAGAAACGGGGCAAACATTTGATGATAAAGTGAAAGAGCTAATTTGGGAAAATGCAGCAGGACAACCAGGATTAACCAATGCATTAGCATATGATTTAGTGGCAAAAAAAGCAAAAGGAGAAAAGATAATAACAGAAAAACATTTTGAAAAAACATTATATGATTTTATGCATCAATATATAGATAAAAATATATCAAATATAATATCAAAAGCAGAAAAAGAAAAAGAATTAATAATGAAAATATTATTTGAACCAGAAAGTGTTGAATTCAATATATATGATGAAAGAATAAATTACTTATACTTAAATGGAGTAATAGATAATTGTGAAGGAAAATGTTGTGTAAGAGTACCGTTATACTATAAAGCATTATATGATAGATTTAAACCACAGATAAATGGAGAAAAGAATTATATGGCAACTATAAAAGATACAATAAAGCCATATATAAAAGAAGATGGAAGTTTGGAACTAAATAAATTATTGAAAAGATATATAGAATATATAAAACAAAGAGGAGCAATAATGTTTAAAGGAAGGAATTATTATGAAGGAGTATATCAATATAATCTTGATCAATTTTTAAGTTTATACATAGAGGCAGGAGAAGGAAAAGTATATCCAGAAACACAGGTAGGAGGAGGAAGAATAGACTTATTAATTAACTTTAATAACAAAGAATATTTAATAGAAGTAAAAGCAAATATAACAGGAAATGAATATGAAAAAGCAAAAAAACAATTAATAGAATACATAAAAAGAAAAAGATTAAAAGAAGGATGGTTAATAGTATATTCAAGTTCAATAGAAGATTTTGAATATATATTGGAAAAATATGAAGATAAAAAATTGCATATATGGTTTATAAAAACGAACTTTGAAGTACCATCGAAAATTGTGTGA
- the hemW gene encoding radical SAM family heme chaperone HemW, whose product MNTEIGLYIHIPFCKSKCLYCDYPSTTNNRIQDKYFEYLLKEIDLVNYNGKIKTVFLGGGTPTYVSIKHIDRLFRKLNNLYSEFDPIEITIESNPETLNEEKLHEYYSLGINRLSMGIQTFDNDILKAMNRLYNNEIIERNYYLARRYFSNINFDFILGLPGDNMKILENNLRLVERLKPDHVSYYIFDDDHDTPLKRLLEKGKMKLPDDEFIENGFDLVIDELKRMGYKRYEISNWAKEGYECKHNLIYWNNEDYHGFGLSAGGHIGNIRYTKTWDFRKYFDMINNNKIPYDHYNENSKLDELTEELFMGLRLIEGINVDGLQKKYGKLYEEFFKNLFQMVSGLIKVDDRIRMSKKGLDLSKMVFEKILEVRENIHGYEG is encoded by the coding sequence TTGAATACTGAAATAGGATTATATATTCATATACCTTTTTGTAAATCAAAATGTTTATACTGTGATTATCCTTCAACAACAAATAATAGAATTCAGGATAAATATTTTGAGTATTTATTAAAAGAAATAGATTTGGTTAATTATAATGGAAAAATAAAAACGGTGTTTTTAGGTGGTGGAACACCAACATATGTTAGTATAAAACATATAGATAGATTATTTAGAAAATTAAATAATTTATATAGTGAGTTTGATCCTATAGAGATAACAATAGAGTCAAACCCTGAAACATTGAATGAAGAAAAATTACATGAATATTATTCTCTTGGTATAAATAGATTGAGTATGGGAATACAGACATTTGATAATGATATTTTAAAAGCAATGAATAGATTATATAATAATGAAATTATAGAGAGGAATTATTATTTAGCGAGAAGATATTTTTCAAATATCAATTTTGATTTTATTCTGGGATTGCCTGGAGACAATATGAAAATACTGGAAAATAATTTAAGGTTAGTTGAAAGGTTAAAACCCGATCATGTTTCATATTATATTTTTGATGATGATCATGATACACCATTGAAAAGATTATTGGAAAAAGGAAAAATGAAATTGCCAGATGATGAATTTATAGAAAATGGTTTTGATTTAGTGATTGATGAATTAAAAAGAATGGGTTATAAAAGATATGAAATATCTAATTGGGCTAAAGAAGGATATGAATGCAAGCATAATTTGATATATTGGAATAATGAAGATTATCATGGTTTTGGTTTATCTGCAGGGGGACATATTGGAAATATTAGATATACTAAAACATGGGATTTTAGAAAATATTTTGATATGATAAATAATAATAAAATTCCATATGATCATTATAATGAAAATTCAAAGCTTGATGAATTAACAGAGGAACTATTTATGGGATTGAGATTAATAGAAGGAATAAATGTTGATGGGTTGCAGAAAAAATATGGGAAATTATATGAAGAATTTTTCAAAAATCTTTTTCAAATGGTTTCAGGCTTAATTAAAGTGGATGATAGGATTAGAATGTCCAAAAAGGGCCTGGATTTATCTAAAATGGTATTTGAAAAAATCTTAGAAGTGAGGGAAAATATACATGGATATGAAGGATAG
- a CDS encoding AAA family ATPase gives MKKLPIGRSDFKSIIEDNMYYIDKSMLIKEIIESGDVILITRPRRFGKTLNMSMMKYFFRNDQDNKHLFEGLKIWKEKEVIEKYLNKYPVIYLTFKDAKANNIELLKKIIIEEITKIYILNEKIMEKLYEPEKEIYNKIMFKKADESEYMNSLKNLSEYLYRYYKQKVILLIDEYDTPIQQSYLNGYYDEFINFMGNVLGNALKDNEYLEKGVLTGITRVAKESIFTGVNNLQASTVLSELFNDKFGLTWKEVEETLRYYGLEYEKGKVIEWYNGYNFGGLEIYNPYSIINLADEKEIKYYWINSSGNELIKQLIRQSTAEVKTKIEELIEGKEIESSIDENLVYGDLDKSTEESIWTLFLFTGYLTWTKHTGEEGEPRYSLKITNKETLQFFKKTVVDIIKESKIHYESILMELIHENYEEFKIAFKKIVERTISYFDVSGEEPERFYHGLILGMVVGLSKKYIVKSNREAGYGRADVILIPKEKKEPGIIFEFKKHYIKEGDLKNSAELGIKQIEEKGYEEEIKSYGIEKIIKVAIAFDKKNVEIIVK, from the coding sequence ATGAAAAAATTACCAATAGGAAGAAGTGACTTTAAAAGCATAATAGAAGATAATATGTATTATATAGATAAAAGTATGCTGATAAAAGAAATAATAGAAAGTGGAGATGTAATATTAATAACCAGGCCAAGAAGGTTTGGAAAAACATTAAATATGAGCATGATGAAATATTTTTTTAGAAATGATCAAGATAATAAACATTTATTTGAAGGACTAAAGATATGGAAAGAAAAAGAGGTAATAGAAAAGTATTTAAATAAATATCCTGTTATATATTTGACGTTTAAAGATGCTAAAGCAAATAATATAGAGTTATTAAAAAAAATAATAATAGAAGAAATAACAAAGATATATATATTAAATGAAAAAATTATGGAAAAACTATATGAACCAGAAAAAGAAATATACAATAAAATAATGTTTAAAAAAGCAGACGAAAGTGAATACATGAACAGTCTAAAAAATCTAAGTGAATATCTCTACCGATATTACAAACAAAAAGTAATATTATTAATAGACGAATACGACACGCCAATACAACAATCATATTTAAATGGATATTATGATGAATTTATAAATTTCATGGGAAATGTATTAGGAAATGCATTAAAAGACAATGAGTATTTAGAAAAAGGAGTATTAACAGGAATAACAAGAGTAGCAAAAGAAAGCATATTTACAGGAGTAAATAATCTTCAAGCATCAACAGTATTGAGTGAATTATTCAATGACAAATTTGGATTAACATGGAAAGAAGTAGAAGAAACATTAAGATATTATGGATTAGAATATGAAAAAGGAAAAGTAATAGAATGGTATAATGGATATAATTTTGGAGGATTAGAAATATACAATCCATATTCAATAATAAATTTAGCAGATGAAAAAGAAATAAAATACTATTGGATAAACAGCAGTGGGAATGAATTAATAAAACAACTAATAAGACAGAGTACAGCAGAAGTAAAAACAAAAATAGAAGAATTAATAGAAGGAAAAGAAATAGAAAGCAGTATAGATGAAAATTTAGTATATGGGGATTTAGATAAAAGCACAGAAGAAAGCATATGGACATTATTTCTATTCACAGGATACTTAACCTGGACAAAACATACAGGAGAAGAAGGAGAACCGAGATATAGTCTTAAAATAACAAACAAAGAAACATTACAATTCTTCAAAAAAACAGTGGTAGATATAATAAAAGAAAGTAAAATACATTATGAAAGCATATTAATGGAATTAATACATGAAAACTATGAAGAATTTAAAATAGCATTTAAAAAGATAGTAGAAAGAACAATAAGTTATTTTGATGTAAGTGGAGAAGAACCAGAAAGGTTTTATCATGGATTAATACTGGGAATGGTAGTGGGACTAAGCAAAAAATACATAGTAAAAAGCAATAGAGAAGCAGGATATGGAAGAGCAGATGTAATATTAATCCCAAAAGAAAAAAAAGAACCGGGAATAATATTTGAATTCAAAAAACATTACATAAAAGAAGGGGATTTAAAAAACAGTGCAGAATTAGGAATAAAACAAATAGAAGAAAAAGGATATGAAGAAGAAATAAAAAGTTATGGAATAGAGAAAATAATAAAAGTTGCAATTGCTTTTGATAAGAAAAATGTGGAAATTATAGTAAAATAA
- a CDS encoding deoxycytidylate deaminase, whose translation MKDRVEKYITDFMNMNFPEKDNSEEWDKYFMKIAFLVSERSSCTHRKVGAVIVKDKRILATGYNQPPSGFPHCNEIGCIRDDLNIKSGEYQEICYGLHAEQNALMQAAKFGISTDGASIYVTHQPCSICARLIINAGIKKVIYGGNYPDALTKLFFKQTGVEFRMMK comes from the coding sequence ATGAAGGATAGGGTGGAAAAGTATATAACGGATTTTATGAATATGAATTTTCCAGAGAAGGATAATTCTGAGGAATGGGACAAATATTTTATGAAAATAGCCTTTCTTGTTAGTGAAAGGTCTTCTTGTACTCATAGGAAAGTAGGAGCTGTTATTGTAAAAGATAAAAGGATATTGGCAACAGGATATAATCAACCACCATCTGGATTTCCGCATTGTAATGAAATAGGGTGTATTAGGGATGATTTGAATATTAAAAGCGGTGAATATCAGGAGATATGTTATGGATTGCATGCAGAACAAAATGCACTTATGCAGGCAGCTAAATTTGGTATTTCAACAGATGGTGCATCAATATATGTAACACATCAACCATGTTCTATTTGTGCAAGATTAATAATTAATGCGGGGATAAAGAAAGTGATATATGGTGGTAATTATCCTGACGCATTAACTAAGTTATTTTTTAAACAAACAGGTGTAGAATTTAGGATGAT